In Rhipicephalus microplus isolate Deutch F79 chromosome 7, USDA_Rmic, whole genome shotgun sequence, one genomic interval encodes:
- the LOC142767922 gene encoding uncharacterized protein LOC142767922, translated as MRVHSIEPDFHVLCGIDGCAASFRRYFVYKKHVYRVHRNAAGIIVNELAPYCDSSEQAEDISIPIVTNLSEAHSHDAASNICFITKIKKQLAMFYVKITEKLKLASSTTDEIFCIVKSLIQDVIDGLMQRTVKLLMEGSVVPGTAENVVRQLHAADIVSIMFSDLESTHMRKKYISEHFNYTEVNQVPLQTANYRDIECYVPISKLLVNFLKSEDLLECISQPTAKPQELLCDFTDGDAFSRYDHLTRDSSNNTIFMLLYTDELELVNPLGAAAGRHKILAVYFSVLNLHPRHRSKLCSIHLLLVVEYRVVLRHGMEKVLQPLLQDLNLIQQNGVHSGNLHFNVAIVAFIGDNLSMHRLAGLQCSFSRGRVCRYCLASHKQLRMLHRLDDCVERTSETYKSHLEAFALDPTVNGPIYGIASASPLQTLENFDITEQLPPDAMHDILEGGMECVIRHVLGSLVGDQVIRKQDLERISSFKYGFHDKKATPLAVTIAFLNGKASMMGSASQKWCLFRLLPQIYAEVVPEGNSHWEVYLAYRHIADISLAEKIPRSCVPYLQVKVEEFLELYTVQYPNAAVTPKLHFLLHYPKYILKYGPPRRYWGMRFEAKHSYFKSIASKTKNFKNICLTLATRHQLLQAYELSGNMLNSDLETTGAKQLNLGDLPEHQQLALREVSEEEFISTATTASVSGYCYRTGDTFVHSVQDGEPQFMQIERVLVVSGSLVLLCKPLETLQCSEHRSSYIVKPSAALVVIIPDHKQGFYPLDLYSSHGFCEVVTHYAVL; from the coding sequence ATGAGAGTCCACAGCATCGAGCCAGATTTTCACGTGTTGTGTGGAATAGACGGCTGTGCGGCATCATTTCGGCGTTACTTCGTCTACAAGAAACACGTGTATCGAGTGCACAGAAATGCTGCTGGCATTATAGTCAACGAACTTGCACCTTACTGCGACTCAAGCGAACAAGCTGAAGATATTTCTATTCCCATTGTTACAAACTTGTCAGAGGCACACAGTCATGATGCTGCCTCAAACATTTGTTTCATCACCAAAATCAAGAAACAGCTGGCAATGTTCTATGTCAAAATAACTGAAAAGCTAAAACTGGCATCCAGCACCACTGATGAAATTTTTTGCATCGTGAAATCTCTGATACAAGATGTCATTGATGGTTTGATGCAAAGGacagtgaagctccttatggaaGGAAGTGTGGTACCAGGCACAGCGGAAAATGTGGTGCGTCAGCTGCATGCTGCTGATATAGTGAGCATCATGTTTTCTGATTTGGAAAGCACCCACATGAGAAAAAAGTATATATCAGAACACTTTAATTACACCGAGGTTAATCAAGTTCCACTGCAGACTGCCAATTACAGAGACATCGAATGCTACGTTCCTATCTCAAAGCTGCTTGTGAACTTCCTGAAATCTGAAGACTTGTTGGAATGCATTTCACAGCCTACTGCGAAGCCTCAAGAACTGTTGTGCGACTTCACCGATGGTGATGCATTCAGCAGGTACGACCACCTTACTCGCGACAGCAGTAACAACACGATATTTATGCTGTTGTACACTGATGAACTGGAGCTTGTAAATCCACTTGGTGCTGCAGCTGGACGGCACAAAATTTTAGCTGTCTACTTCTCTGTTTTGAATCTGCATCCCCGACACCGCTCAAAACTATGCTCAATTCACCTGCTTCTGGTTGTGGAATACCGCGTCGTGTTACGACATGGCATGGAAAAGGTGCTGCAGCCACTCTTGCAAGACTTAAATTTGATACAACAAAATGGAGTGCATTCTGGGAATCTGCACTTTAATGTTGCAATCGTGGCTTTCATTGGAGACAACCTTTCAATGCACCGCTTAGCAGGCCTTCAGTGCAGCTTTAGCAGAGGCAGAGTCTGCCGTTACTGCTTAGCATCGCACAAACAACTGCGAATGCTGCACAGATTGGATGACTGCGTCGAAAGAACAAGTGAAACATACAAGAGCCATCTAGAAGCATTTGCACTTGACCCAACTGTGAATGGGCCCATATACGGCATCGCAAGTGCTTCACCACTGCAAACTCTTGAGAACTTTGACATCACAGAACAACTTCCTCCCGATGCCATGCATGACATACTCGAAGGCGGTATGGAGTGTGTCATTCGACATGTTCTGGGTAGCTTAGTTGGTGACCAAGTGATCCGTAAACAGGATCTTGAAAGGATATCATCATTCAAGTATGGCTTTCATGACAAAAAGGCCACACCTCTTGCTGTTACGATTGCATTTCTTAATGGCAAAGCCTCCATGATGGGATCAGCTAGCCAGAAATGGTGCTTGTTTCGGCTGCTTCCCCAGATATATGCTGAAGTTGTTCCTGAAGGCAATTCTCACTGGGAGGTGTACTTGGCATACAGACACATTGCTGACATTAGTTTGGCCGAGAAAATCCCAAGGAGCTGTGTGCCATATCTACAGGTGAAGGTGGAGGAGTTTCTCGAGCTGTATACAGTGCAGTACCCAAATGCAGCAGTGACACCAAAACTGCACTTCTTGCTACACTATCCAAAGTATATTCTCAAGTATGGCCCACCGCGCCGCTACTGGGGCATGCGATTTGAGGCTAAACATTCTTATTTTAAGAGCATTGCATCCAAGACCAAGAACTTCAAGAACATCTGTCTTACACTTGCAACACGTCACCAGCTTCTTCAGGCATATGAGCTGTCGGGCAACATGTTGAACTCGGATCTTGAAACAACTGGAGCAAAGCAGCTTAATCTAGGAGATCTTCCAGAACATCAGCAGTTGGCTCTTCGTGAAGTGTCTGAAGAGGAGTTCATCTCCACAGCTACAACCGCTAGCGTCAGTGGTTACTGTTATCGCACAGGTGACACGTTTGTCCACAGTGTGCAGGATGGTGAGCCGCAGTTCATGCAAATTGAAAGAGTCCTTGTTGTTAGCGGTTCATTAGTGCTCCTATGCAAGCCCCTTGAAACTCTGCAATGTAGTGAACACAGATCCTCTTACATTGTCAAGCCATCTGCTGCCTTAGTTGTAATAATTCCCGATCACAAACAGGGTTTCTACCCGCTTGACCTTTATTCCAGCCATGGATTTTGTGAAGTTGTGACGCACTATGCTGTTCTCTAG